One segment of Erigeron canadensis isolate Cc75 chromosome 2, C_canadensis_v1, whole genome shotgun sequence DNA contains the following:
- the LOC122589785 gene encoding elongation of fatty acids protein 3-like, whose translation MMSQRSLIYYLSEHPSIVGFRWSHTQSWGSTWSFLFSSIFTYIVLSLFLRLIIYYRRKPVPLGPIPALHSLFMAFISLTVFTGILFSAAAEIRDTRWFWGRTRTTPFQWFLCFPLGTRPSGRVFFWSYIFYLTRFLHTFRTFFAILRHRNLSFFRLFNHSILILMSFLWLEFSQSFQILGILLTTSIYSVVYGYRFWTAIGLRGACFPFVINCQMFLLSCNVICHIGVLLLHFKKGGCNGIGAWGINSVLNVAILLLFVNFYLKSHLKRPRRATRVVT comes from the coding sequence ATGATGAGCCAAAGATCATTAATCTATTATCTATCGGAGCACCCTTCGATAGTTGGATTCAGGTGGAGCCACACCCAATCGTGGGGTTCCACCTGGTCTTTCCTTTTCTCTTCGATCTTCACATACATCGTTCTATCGCTCTTCCTCCGCCTTATCATCTACTATCGCCGCAAACCCGTTCCCCTAGGCCCAATCCCCGCCCTCCACTCTCTTTTCATGGCCTTCATCTCCCTCACAGTTTTTACGGGTATCCTATTCTCTGCGGCAGCAGAGATTCGTGATACCCGGTGGTTCTGGGGACGTACCAGAACCACACCTTTCCAATGGTTTCTTTGTTTCCCTTTAGGTACCCGGCCTTCAGGCAGGGTCTTTTTTTGGTCATACATATTTTACTTAACCCGCTTCCTCCACACATTCCGTACCTTTTTTGCGATCCTACGTCATCGCAATCTATCCTTCTTTCGTCTATTCAACCACTCAATCCTTATCCTCATGTCATTTTTATGGCTCGAATTTTCCCAATCGTTCCAAATTTTGGGTATCCTGTTAACAACATCAATATACTCTGTTGTGTACGGATATCGCTTTTGGACCGCAATCGGTCTACGAGGAGCATGTTTTCCATTTGTTATAAACTGTCAAATGTTCCTGCTAAGTTGCAACGTCATCTGTCACATTGGTGTTCTGCTTCTTCATTTTAAAAAAGGTGGATGCAATGGAATTGGCGCATGGGGGATCAACTCGGTGCTCAACGTCGCAATCTTGCtactttttgtaaacttttacTTAAAGAGTCATTTAAAAAGACCACGGCGGGCAACCAGAGTGGTGACGTGA